From Marinobacterium sp. LSUCC0821, a single genomic window includes:
- a CDS encoding heavy-metal-associated domain-containing protein — protein sequence MSTNYRLHIEDMNCGGCVSSIQEALEGIAGVSNINIELASKTAAFETSVALDSVLATLKDAGYEGTLVSN from the coding sequence ATGAGCACTAATTACAGACTACATATTGAAGATATGAACTGCGGCGGCTGTGTATCTTCCATTCAAGAAGCACTAGAGGGCATTGCGGGAGTATCGAATATCAATATCGAGCTAGCTTCCAAAACGGCGGCATTTGAGACAAGCGTTGCTTTAGATTCAGTCCTAGCAACCCTAAAGGATGCAGGATACGAAGGAACCCTGGTATCTAACTAA
- a CDS encoding DMT family protein has protein sequence MCSNVFMTFAWYAHLKELNHKPWIIAALVSWGIALFEYLLQVPANRIGYTAMNVGQLKILQEVITLTVFVPFAVIYLKEPLKLDYLWAGLCLLGAVFFIFRSKFM, from the coding sequence TTGTGCAGTAATGTCTTTATGACATTTGCTTGGTATGCCCACCTTAAAGAGCTGAATCACAAGCCCTGGATTATTGCAGCTCTGGTCAGTTGGGGGATCGCGCTATTTGAATACCTTCTACAGGTCCCAGCAAATAGAATTGGCTACACAGCAATGAATGTCGGCCAACTCAAAATCCTACAAGAGGTAATTACCCTCACTGTGTTTGTTCCATTCGCTGTTATCTACCTGAAAGAGCCCCTAAAACTCGACTACCTTTGGGCAGGACTATGCCTATTAGGCGCAGTATTCTTTATTTTTCGATCGAAGTTTATGTAA
- a CDS encoding mechanosensitive ion channel family protein produces MPDISTISTFYYENQLIIDISGVLIASICGMLFIWFLFAALPSHWSAKQTRFKTSHLVRIARLPAVYSIGMIGIGQLLTFTPDGLKSTLNSVVLTLAVILWGQYIYRASQFLLKNISSQSPEEGIIRPHTLPLLENLAAVINVLLAVYLIFLVWHIDMTAWLASAGIVGIAVGFAAKDTLANLLSGVFILADSPYKIGDYIVIDTGERGKVTHIGLRSTRLLTRDDLEINIPNAIIANGKIINESSGRHVKSRVRVPVSVAYGSDLEQVKALLLEVAEQESQICIDPEPRIRFRVFGASSLDLELLVWIDDPEIRGRVVDALNTAIYNSFNANHIEIPYSKQDVYIKSLPEQK; encoded by the coding sequence ATGCCAGATATTTCGACAATCTCTACGTTCTACTACGAGAATCAACTGATCATAGATATTAGCGGTGTTTTAATTGCCAGTATCTGCGGAATGTTGTTTATCTGGTTTCTGTTTGCTGCTCTCCCCTCTCACTGGAGTGCTAAACAGACTCGCTTCAAGACATCCCACCTAGTTCGAATTGCGCGACTTCCTGCCGTCTATTCAATAGGTATGATCGGAATCGGTCAGCTTCTGACCTTTACGCCAGATGGGCTCAAAAGCACACTGAACTCTGTCGTTCTTACCTTAGCGGTTATTTTGTGGGGACAGTACATCTACAGGGCATCTCAGTTTCTATTAAAGAACATTAGCTCTCAGAGCCCTGAAGAGGGAATTATTCGCCCTCATACACTGCCATTGCTTGAAAATCTCGCGGCTGTTATTAACGTCCTATTAGCTGTCTACCTCATCTTTTTGGTGTGGCACATAGATATGACAGCCTGGTTAGCCTCAGCAGGTATCGTGGGTATTGCAGTTGGTTTCGCCGCAAAAGACACCCTGGCAAACTTGCTTTCAGGTGTCTTTATCTTGGCAGACTCGCCCTACAAAATTGGTGATTACATCGTTATTGATACTGGCGAACGCGGCAAAGTGACCCATATTGGTTTGCGATCTACTCGACTACTCACTCGCGATGATCTAGAGATTAATATCCCGAACGCGATCATTGCGAACGGAAAAATCATTAACGAATCGAGTGGGCGACATGTTAAATCTCGTGTCAGAGTTCCTGTATCCGTCGCTTATGGTTCTGATCTTGAGCAGGTCAAAGCACTACTGCTAGAAGTTGCTGAGCAGGAGTCTCAGATCTGTATAGATCCAGAGCCACGCATTAGATTTAGAGTGTTTGGCGCTTCAAGTCTAGATCTTGAACTACTGGTATGGATCGACGACCCCGAGATTCGTGGACGAGTTGTAGATGCATTAAATACTGCGATCTATAACAGCTTTAATGCCAATCATATTGAGATCCCGTATTCCAAACAGGACGTCTACATCAAGTCTCTACCGGAACAAAAATAG
- a CDS encoding glucosaminidase domain-containing protein, whose translation MIKRSIFAVTLSAATIFYNVSIVDPGAAETDRKALETLIESPRPSLKPNTTLTEPKQQFARLIMDYAEHENERLSLARAFIPRIVERQEEQKEIDPALDLLLKHFEIDPALPLEEIEEKLYLRVDGLSPALVATQAAIESGWGKSRFAVQGNNYFGIQCYSEGCGIKPKSSSNPSLEVRSFDTIGDAVAEYYQNINTHSAYLPLREQRLSIRNSNRPLLTVDLIPTLGSYSEIGDEYLQILTSVFNSSHIQGALQSKAEQG comes from the coding sequence ATGATTAAACGTTCGATTTTTGCTGTGACCCTCAGTGCAGCGACTATTTTCTACAATGTATCGATAGTAGATCCAGGTGCCGCTGAAACCGATCGCAAAGCGCTTGAGACTTTGATTGAGTCGCCGCGCCCATCGCTTAAGCCAAACACTACGCTGACCGAACCTAAGCAACAGTTCGCAAGATTAATCATGGATTACGCCGAGCATGAAAATGAACGTCTATCGCTAGCGCGTGCTTTTATCCCAAGAATTGTAGAGCGCCAAGAAGAGCAGAAAGAGATCGATCCAGCTTTGGATCTACTGCTAAAACACTTCGAAATCGATCCTGCACTCCCGCTCGAAGAGATAGAGGAGAAGCTCTACCTTCGCGTGGACGGACTTTCGCCAGCGCTAGTCGCAACTCAAGCCGCTATCGAATCGGGCTGGGGTAAGTCACGCTTTGCTGTTCAAGGTAACAACTACTTTGGGATTCAGTGCTATTCAGAGGGGTGTGGCATTAAGCCCAAGTCGAGTTCAAACCCATCACTAGAGGTGAGAAGTTTTGACACCATTGGTGATGCTGTTGCTGAGTATTACCAAAACATTAATACCCACAGCGCATACCTACCATTACGAGAGCAGCGCTTGTCGATACGAAACAGTAATCGTCCGCTTTTAACTGTCGATCTTATTCCCACACTAGGTAGCTATTCTGAAATTGGTGATGAGTATCTACAGATACTGACTTCAGTATTTAACTCCAGCCATATTCAGGGCGCGCTTCAGTCTAAAGCAGAGCAGGGGTAG
- a CDS encoding cytochrome c, producing the protein MRNLKNILVGTALIALTGIAIYFNFYSASNPTMFPYLDPKAVAEGKKIYLAECASCHGVNLEGQANWKIRDAEGYLPAPPHDQTGHTWHHDEALLFKLTKHGIQAIAGADYKSRMPAFKDKLSDEQILRVLAYIKSTWPAEVAREPAN; encoded by the coding sequence ATGCGTAATTTGAAGAACATCTTAGTTGGCACAGCTTTAATTGCCTTAACTGGCATAGCGATCTACTTCAACTTCTATTCGGCCAGCAACCCAACTATGTTTCCTTACCTAGATCCGAAGGCTGTTGCTGAAGGGAAAAAGATCTACCTTGCCGAGTGTGCAAGCTGTCACGGGGTCAATCTTGAAGGGCAGGCCAATTGGAAGATTCGGGATGCTGAAGGTTATCTACCTGCCCCACCCCATGATCAAACTGGTCACACTTGGCATCATGACGAAGCTCTGCTTTTCAAACTTACAAAACACGGCATTCAGGCGATCGCTGGCGCTGATTACAAATCTCGTATGCCTGCATTCAAAGATAAGCTTTCAGATGAGCAGATTCTTAGGGTACTTGCGTATATCAAATCAACTTGGCCTGCTGAAGTTGCCAGGGAACCTGCGAATTAG